Proteins encoded together in one Catalinimonas alkaloidigena window:
- a CDS encoding BatA domain-containing protein — MLSPAYLWALWALLIPLAIHLWNRREGRRIQVGSIRWLEASTSRKKSSLRLHQWPLLLTRLLLLTLVVLVLVELRQANAPAPPAPRPLALIDSALWRQPLIQRRLDSLQDSYWDVRVMAPLHLWHELEGLAYANPRPERVTVYHRGQLREFGGTRPSLPFPVAWITLPDSGEGTFVAAAQPVGRDSVLVLRAESTEAGTRLQRQRLSAAAYRDEVPLHPTDTLRVRLQATSAAAEIRLYVEAALRAASQYQAWPMALDTTGTPDWTVLLGNTSLPDAPAGQLVRIRRAPGPLRHIQTVEQHHVVHVLQGKLDDPNVSRLPERLLELLFVPVSTDERLATHDRRAIAPTQREVRLGKAPVQTRQTASTGPQAPPLWLAGLLLLIFGFERWLATRT; from the coding sequence ATGTTGTCACCTGCATATCTCTGGGCGTTGTGGGCACTGTTGATTCCGCTGGCGATTCACCTCTGGAACCGGCGCGAAGGTCGTCGCATTCAGGTGGGGAGCATCCGGTGGCTGGAAGCCTCGACGAGCCGCAAGAAAAGCTCGCTCCGCTTGCACCAATGGCCCCTACTCCTCACGCGCCTTCTGTTGCTCACGCTGGTCGTGCTGGTACTGGTGGAATTGCGGCAGGCAAACGCCCCCGCGCCCCCGGCACCTCGTCCTCTGGCGCTGATCGACTCAGCACTGTGGCGGCAACCCCTCATCCAACGACGGCTCGACTCCCTACAGGACAGCTATTGGGACGTTCGTGTGATGGCGCCGCTGCATCTGTGGCACGAACTGGAAGGGCTGGCCTACGCGAATCCGCGGCCGGAACGGGTCACGGTCTACCACCGGGGGCAACTGCGGGAGTTTGGCGGAACGCGCCCGTCCCTGCCATTTCCCGTCGCGTGGATCACGTTACCCGACTCCGGCGAGGGGACTTTTGTTGCGGCCGCGCAACCGGTGGGCCGCGATAGTGTCCTTGTCCTACGCGCTGAAAGCACGGAAGCGGGCACGCGCTTGCAACGGCAACGCCTGTCCGCCGCGGCGTATCGCGACGAAGTTCCCCTACATCCTACCGATACATTGCGGGTGCGGCTGCAGGCCACCTCGGCGGCGGCAGAGATACGCCTCTACGTGGAAGCGGCGTTGCGGGCCGCGAGTCAGTACCAGGCGTGGCCAATGGCGCTGGACACTACGGGTACGCCAGACTGGACGGTGCTGCTGGGCAACACGTCCCTCCCCGACGCTCCGGCCGGCCAGCTTGTCCGGATTCGTCGCGCACCGGGTCCGCTGAGGCATATCCAGACTGTGGAACAGCACCATGTGGTGCATGTCCTGCAAGGCAAGCTGGATGACCCGAACGTGTCGCGCTTGCCCGAGCGGCTGCTGGAATTACTTTTCGTGCCGGTGTCGACCGACGAGCGACTGGCGACCCACGACCGCCGGGCGATTGCGCCGACCCAACGGGAAGTACGCCTTGGAAAAGCGCCGGTACAAACACGACAAACCGCTTCGACCGGACCGCAGGCACCGCCGCTCTGGCTGGCCGGTCTGCTTCTCCTCATTTTTGGATTTGAACGATGGCTGGCGACCCGTACATGA